From the uncultured Trichococcus sp. genome, one window contains:
- a CDS encoding GtrA family protein encodes MPKSSTALDFLFLYVLADFIGLHYLTAAALAFVAATLFNYAASMHYVFTSRFGAAEKRQELLLFVTLSIIGLGLNQVLMWLFVDQVALHYLVAKVAATVFVMAWNFISRKIWLEDKNVG; translated from the coding sequence ATACCGAAATCGTCGACGGCGCTAGATTTTCTGTTTTTGTATGTTTTGGCCGATTTCATCGGCCTTCATTATCTGACTGCAGCTGCGCTGGCTTTTGTCGCGGCGACGTTGTTCAACTACGCGGCGAGCATGCATTACGTATTCACGAGCCGCTTCGGAGCGGCGGAGAAGCGCCAAGAATTGCTGCTGTTTGTCACTTTAAGTATCATCGGGCTGGGGTTGAACCAAGTGCTGATGTGGCTGTTCGTGGATCAGGTGGCGTTGCACTATCTGGTGGCGAAGGTCGCCGCAACCGTGTTCGTGATGGCCTGGAATTTCATTTCCCGGAAGATCTGGCTGGAGGATAAGAATGTGGGATAA
- a CDS encoding ATP-binding protein — translation MLVEIVMENFFSFKDEATFSMVASPIGEHPESVYGKDNIAVTKLATIYGANASGKSNLLKAMKMIQEGVLLQTCTSTEWLGHIEPFHLDARTEKKDTMLEVSFLLAGRLYRYGFFVNRKRVTEEFLYLEGEAQKDLFFRNATGQIVGGEWSGLFREIILEDTRLALSSLLSAPESAEHPELQLFIEWFTEMRIILDTSKIGLAISMAKMHLSKYKHNLLALVRVADPSIQDIVVHELENPRNGRPELAFFVVKTRRNEAGESEPHCENFRFQDTESAGTVKLLALAGPIIEALEKGGLLMIDEMDTQFHTLMTRYVLELFSGEVNDKGAQMIYSTHDITNLSSSLFRRDQVWFVEKDSYSASHLTSLVEYRFDDEERKNSFEFYRNYLNGKYGAIPFPRPLDWWVDNGK, via the coding sequence ATGCTTGTGGAAATTGTGATGGAGAACTTTTTTTCTTTTAAGGATGAGGCTACTTTTTCGATGGTCGCCAGCCCGATCGGTGAACATCCGGAGTCCGTCTACGGCAAGGACAATATCGCCGTGACGAAATTGGCGACGATCTATGGGGCGAACGCCAGCGGCAAAAGCAATCTGCTGAAGGCCATGAAGATGATTCAGGAAGGCGTACTGTTGCAGACTTGCACATCCACGGAATGGCTGGGCCACATCGAACCGTTTCATCTGGATGCGCGTACCGAGAAAAAGGACACAATGTTGGAAGTCAGCTTCCTTTTGGCCGGGAGGCTTTATCGCTACGGTTTTTTTGTCAATCGCAAACGGGTAACCGAAGAATTCCTTTATCTGGAAGGCGAAGCGCAGAAGGACCTGTTTTTCCGGAATGCGACCGGACAGATCGTCGGCGGGGAATGGTCTGGGTTATTCCGGGAAATCATCTTGGAAGATACGCGTTTGGCCCTCTCATCCTTGCTTTCCGCGCCCGAGTCGGCCGAACATCCGGAATTGCAACTGTTCATCGAGTGGTTCACGGAAATGCGCATTATCCTGGACACTTCGAAAATAGGCTTGGCGATTTCGATGGCGAAGATGCACTTGTCCAAATACAAGCACAACCTTTTGGCACTGGTCCGGGTGGCCGATCCGTCCATTCAGGATATCGTTGTGCACGAACTGGAAAATCCGCGCAACGGGAGGCCGGAACTTGCTTTTTTTGTCGTCAAGACCCGGCGCAATGAAGCGGGGGAGTCGGAGCCGCATTGCGAAAATTTCCGTTTCCAGGATACCGAATCGGCTGGGACCGTAAAACTTTTGGCCTTGGCCGGTCCGATCATCGAGGCGCTTGAAAAAGGCGGCCTGTTGATGATTGATGAGATGGATACGCAATTCCATACCTTGATGACGCGCTATGTGCTGGAACTATTTTCCGGCGAAGTCAACGACAAAGGCGCGCAGATGATCTATTCCACCCATGACATCACGAACCTTTCCAGCAGCCTTTTCCGCAGGGACCAGGTCTGGTTCGTGGAAAAGGACAGCTACAGCGCCAGCCATCTGACTTCTTTGGTGGAATATCGTTTTGATGACGAGGAAAGGAAGAACAGTTTTGAATTTTACCGCAACTATCTGAACGG
- a CDS encoding glycosyltransferase has protein sequence MAETRRNQVPQIVEPFQEIDGQPTPSIIVPCHNEEEMVPIFHKEIAAVSDQLSDAAFELIFVNDGSKDATLAELKRLAAVDQRVHYLSFSRGSSTI, from the coding sequence ATGGCAGAAACACGTCGAAACCAAGTGCCTCAGATTGTTGAACCATTTCAAGAAATAGACGGCCAGCCCACGCCAAGTATCATCGTTCCTTGCCATAACGAGGAAGAGATGGTGCCGATTTTCCATAAAGAGATCGCGGCGGTCAGCGACCAGCTTTCGGATGCCGCATTCGAGCTGATTTTCGTGAATGACGGCTCGAAGGATGCCACGTTGGCGGAATTGAAGCGGTTGGCCGCGGTGGATCAGCGCGTGCATTACCTTTCCTTTTCGCGCGGCAGTTCTACCATTTGA
- a CDS encoding YdcF family protein has product MANYPFDKERSLLKTDESTRITMLLLNAFLIVTAVSLAISFYILANLEINEEPVVSDIIIVPEGAPERGVKASELLDEGYSESGKLIVSPLLVDAELLHLQPYGELGMMDDDILADYQATSTWTNAVYSIALMEENGYDSAIVVSSDYHMNRVKYSFEKAAKGKDLTFIYVSAGGPYGLPWIETQLGRRLAQYEIFKTVGYWLGLYHFIDIGEGGS; this is encoded by the coding sequence ATGGCAAATTATCCATTCGACAAGGAGCGCAGCCTCCTGAAGACGGACGAATCGACAAGAATAACGATGCTGCTGCTGAATGCATTTTTGATCGTGACTGCCGTATCTTTGGCGATCAGCTTCTACATCCTCGCCAATCTGGAAATCAATGAGGAACCGGTCGTTTCCGACATCATCATCGTCCCCGAAGGCGCGCCGGAACGGGGAGTCAAGGCTTCAGAGCTGCTGGATGAAGGCTATTCCGAATCGGGCAAGCTCATCGTTTCCCCGCTGCTTGTGGATGCCGAGCTGTTGCATCTGCAGCCTTACGGCGAACTGGGCATGATGGATGATGACATACTGGCGGATTACCAGGCGACCAGCACTTGGACCAATGCCGTTTACAGCATCGCGTTGATGGAGGAAAACGGCTACGACTCCGCGATCGTTGTCTCGAGCGATTACCACATGAACCGGGTCAAGTACAGCTTCGAGAAAGCGGCAAAAGGCAAGGACCTGACGTTCATTTATGTGTCCGCCGGCGGTCCTTATGGCTTGCCTTGGATCGAAACCCAGCTCGGCAGGCGATTGGCGCAGTATGAAATCTTCAAAACAGTCGGTTATTGGTTGGGGTTGTATCATTTCATCGATATAGGGGAAGGCGGCTCATGA
- a CDS encoding SDR family oxidoreductase: MRLTNKVAVVTGGASGMGEAICRKFAKEGAKVVIADYNYEGALKIADEINAETLDAAAAIKTDISNEADADAMVDTAIALFGKVDILVNNAGIMDGFEPVGEVTNERWEKVFAVNVNGPMYASRKAVQYFLEQGHGNIINIASIGGLQGGRAGVAYVASKHAVIGLTKNTAFMYAKKGIRCNAIAPGAVATNIAQSMGNVSTFGQETTGVGMALNPAIGMPDQIASVALFLASDDSSFVNGAVVTADGGWTSY; encoded by the coding sequence ATGAGACTGACGAACAAAGTTGCTGTTGTGACCGGAGGCGCTTCGGGTATGGGTGAAGCCATCTGCCGCAAATTCGCAAAAGAAGGCGCAAAAGTGGTTATTGCTGATTACAACTACGAGGGTGCACTGAAAATCGCAGACGAAATCAACGCCGAAACCCTGGACGCTGCCGCTGCCATAAAAACCGACATCTCCAACGAAGCCGATGCCGACGCCATGGTCGACACCGCCATCGCTCTCTTCGGAAAAGTGGACATCCTCGTCAACAACGCCGGCATCATGGATGGCTTCGAACCGGTCGGGGAAGTCACGAATGAACGTTGGGAAAAGGTCTTCGCCGTCAACGTCAATGGCCCGATGTATGCCAGCCGCAAAGCTGTTCAATATTTCCTGGAACAAGGCCACGGCAACATCATCAACATCGCCTCGATCGGCGGTCTGCAAGGCGGCCGCGCCGGTGTCGCTTATGTCGCTTCCAAGCATGCTGTCATCGGGCTGACGAAAAATACGGCCTTCATGTACGCGAAAAAAGGCATCCGTTGCAACGCGATTGCCCCCGGAGCTGTCGCTACCAATATCGCCCAATCCATGGGAAACGTCAGCACATTCGGCCAGGAAACGACAGGCGTCGGCATGGCACTCAACCCGGCTATCGGAATGCCCGACCAGATTGCTTCCGTCGCGCTCTTTCTGGCTTCTGACGACTCGAGTTTCGTCAACGGCGCCGTCGTGACCGCGGACGGCGGCTGGACCAGTTACTGA
- a CDS encoding acyltransferase — protein sequence MHKSGQSQRIEIFDGMRGLASVIVMIFHMAVWTVYGYSANEYKIFADPFWRVATQTPLKLLWGGNEAVLVFFIIGGFVLARPYLSGRKLDFKPFILKRWIRLMLPYVLVIAMTVLLIALFGAWKQDTIDLSGSFNVKWKRVPNSLEMLLYFIGYDYNLNILSGAFWSMVQEWRLSFVLPFVAVALHRYSTWKVLVCYAVLQQGIEALTDWGMRSGTAWLAHLSESLNRTNYYALFFVMGAVLAKHLPAIRAFVREHRGFRILSAWAIPFLIPSQWILSALGLSFRVRHALLLSGLGIILFLLLCMESPRLTAFFKSKPLLLLGKLSFSLYLTHTTAIILFVTFLGQVIPPETALLFSPLFALPVAYLWQKHVETKCLRLLNHFKK from the coding sequence ATGCATAAATCCGGCCAAAGCCAACGGATCGAAATCTTTGACGGTATGCGGGGATTGGCCTCGGTCATTGTCATGATTTTCCATATGGCGGTCTGGACAGTTTATGGCTACAGTGCCAATGAATACAAAATTTTCGCCGATCCTTTTTGGCGAGTGGCAACGCAGACGCCATTGAAACTGCTCTGGGGCGGCAATGAGGCGGTGCTGGTCTTCTTCATCATCGGTGGTTTCGTGCTGGCGCGGCCCTATCTGAGCGGGCGGAAGCTGGATTTCAAGCCGTTCATCCTCAAACGCTGGATCCGGCTGATGCTGCCTTATGTGCTTGTCATCGCGATGACCGTCCTCCTGATTGCGCTGTTTGGGGCCTGGAAGCAGGATACGATCGACTTGAGCGGTTCGTTCAACGTGAAGTGGAAGCGGGTGCCGAACTCGTTGGAAATGCTGCTGTATTTTATCGGATATGACTACAACCTGAACATTTTGAGCGGGGCTTTCTGGAGCATGGTCCAGGAATGGCGCCTGTCCTTCGTCCTGCCTTTTGTGGCAGTGGCATTGCACCGCTATTCGACGTGGAAGGTCCTCGTCTGTTATGCCGTCCTACAGCAGGGGATCGAGGCGTTGACGGATTGGGGCATGCGCAGCGGCACGGCTTGGCTGGCGCACTTGTCGGAGTCGCTCAACCGGACCAATTATTATGCGCTCTTTTTCGTGATGGGGGCAGTGCTGGCGAAGCATCTTCCGGCTATCCGGGCATTCGTGCGGGAGCACCGCGGTTTCCGGATCCTGTCGGCTTGGGCGATTCCGTTTTTGATCCCGAGCCAGTGGATCCTGTCGGCGCTCGGTTTGTCGTTCCGGGTGCGGCACGCATTGTTGTTGTCAGGATTGGGCATCATTTTGTTTCTTTTGCTGTGCATGGAGTCGCCGCGGTTGACGGCCTTCTTCAAATCGAAGCCGCTGCTGCTTTTGGGAAAGCTGTCCTTCAGCCTCTATCTGACGCACACGACTGCGATCATCCTCTTCGTTACTTTCCTCGGCCAGGTCATCCCGCCGGAAACGGCGCTGTTGTTTTCGCCGCTGTTCGCTTTGCCGGTGGCGTATCTATGGCAGAAACACGTCGAAACCAAGTGCCTCAGATTGTTGAACCATTTCAAGAAATAG